One Candidatus Acidiferrales bacterium genomic region harbors:
- a CDS encoding oligosaccharide flippase family protein, which produces MVLTRTLGLAGFGAWSLFIVTLSMTMTVSTMNCGSSLMRFLSGNRKPSEVNEAISTVFAMVSGVALIVGIALVCFSGVFVRRAFHSYQSGGILLAALIAALFFDSIFEEIKNLLRARRENRLWAYLCLTRLIPETLVVIAVAYVAESVAAAAWSYVAIAALSVAGGMVYLRARQGVRIVRPSRHIFLKYARYGLPLLPGVLASTLSLGADKYVVSCYLGLQEVGIYSVCFAISALVFFSTGAINDVLFPELSALHDQNDQQSFRNRFESVQKFVFGFGAGVAGLMAFFPHDILRTVASHDFAPGASTLAVLGVQGIFMAFILLYVVILNVHFRVWTTTVFWAVSGIAIVGFDVLLVPRIGIVGAAVGQLLATAGGAAILIAMHWKLFRQTFRPTWVLQISSASLGVYILAVVWHPAMATLLDSIARILAGGGVFLACLWVTRYMTLSDLRRLKKAMP; this is translated from the coding sequence GTGGTATTAACGCGTACGTTGGGACTGGCCGGATTTGGGGCATGGTCGCTTTTTATTGTGACTCTCAGCATGACAATGACCGTCTCCACAATGAATTGTGGCTCGTCATTGATGCGTTTCTTGAGCGGGAATCGAAAGCCTTCGGAAGTGAACGAAGCGATTTCTACGGTGTTCGCGATGGTCAGCGGAGTTGCGCTGATTGTTGGGATCGCACTCGTCTGTTTTTCAGGCGTGTTTGTCAGGCGCGCGTTTCATTCCTATCAGAGCGGCGGCATCTTGCTCGCAGCATTAATCGCGGCTCTATTCTTCGATTCCATATTTGAAGAAATAAAAAACTTGTTGCGGGCGCGGCGAGAAAATCGATTATGGGCATATCTTTGTCTGACGCGGCTCATCCCGGAGACGCTCGTTGTTATCGCGGTCGCTTACGTGGCTGAAAGCGTGGCGGCAGCGGCATGGAGTTATGTGGCCATCGCAGCGCTAAGCGTTGCCGGTGGGATGGTCTATTTACGTGCTCGGCAGGGCGTGCGGATTGTCAGGCCATCGCGGCACATATTTTTAAAATATGCACGCTACGGCCTGCCGCTCCTGCCAGGTGTTTTAGCATCGACACTGTCTTTGGGCGCGGACAAATATGTTGTCAGTTGCTACTTGGGACTACAAGAAGTGGGTATCTACAGCGTCTGTTTTGCGATTTCGGCATTAGTGTTTTTCTCGACTGGCGCGATCAATGACGTTTTGTTCCCGGAATTGTCGGCGCTCCATGACCAGAACGACCAGCAGTCGTTTCGGAATCGATTTGAGAGCGTCCAGAAGTTTGTCTTCGGGTTTGGTGCAGGGGTCGCGGGGCTCATGGCGTTTTTCCCGCACGACATTCTCAGAACTGTCGCGTCGCATGATTTTGCGCCGGGGGCTTCGACGCTGGCCGTTCTCGGCGTGCAAGGGATTTTCATGGCTTTTATCCTTCTTTACGTGGTGATCCTAAATGTTCACTTCCGTGTCTGGACGACAACTGTGTTTTGGGCCGTGAGTGGTATTGCGATCGTCGGCTTTGACGTGCTGCTTGTTCCTCGCATCGGCATTGTCGGCGCCGCGGTCGGCCAGTTGCTCGCGACGGCCGGCGGAGCAGCCATACTGATCGCCATGCATTGGAAACTGTTCCGGCAAACGTTTCGGCCGACGTGGGTTTTGCAAATCAGTTCTGCATCCCTGGGTGTGTACATTCTTGCTGTCGTCTGGCACCCAGCGATGGCGACACTCTTGGACAGCATTGCGCGGATTCTTGCAGGCGGTGGGGTGTTTCTAGCATGCCTGTGGGTTACTCGGTATATGACTTTGAGCGACCTGCGACGTCTCAAAAAGGCGATGCCGTGA
- a CDS encoding asparagine synthase-related protein, whose translation MHIQVFAREINGWPQSHWKSYRQGPDPFDIFVWGQPFIASDARFDKGTEVRRADPRNICELIGALYANHGTEAFALLEGNFCLLVSDPVAREVFLVVDKYGCEDIFIRADQAALRFASHPQYLMDAATQINPLTAAFFLAHEGFVPASFTLFDEVKTIGRGRFLQCEISERGPNVTIERYWHPSRTWDLKSNSEAIHEFLPLLRRAVEPRQMGHAGLLLSGGTDSSLLANLVAERQKEKILALTGGVATDDGSRREIGIAHALAEALGISHEAVVLDPSDETLPNEWELNVQSWVGGTRITLPLFYRFGIRQRQVFGKGCGVFSGQMADTLADNNYTGPSLGYLFRRGLFSANFLKLLPLLQNSTRRMPDQFRKWFIEMVRVCAGSRVAWMLESLLDGLTNAEHFYDGRMFGYGEMPGRSRKYFPALTVSGFECVADWYSDCFVRPLIERLEEGDFYCAMTELSMDMAMLHLDTRLVFHALRLGGARAEMPFLDSRVVNFFVSLPSSGRALYREPKHVIRAQLKKPNMARPRRRKWFSHGRKEKAAASFDELLLRGTLGEYFRGILSVPTFFCQAPGIFGVIDERYLFSQLQAFLSGAPSVNYKFISRLGALEMWSRMLGVQTCSARLSGAAVPFRDKLERVQS comes from the coding sequence ATGCACATACAAGTCTTCGCGCGTGAAATCAATGGGTGGCCGCAAAGTCATTGGAAATCTTATCGTCAGGGTCCAGATCCTTTCGACATTTTCGTTTGGGGCCAGCCATTCATTGCCAGCGACGCCAGATTTGACAAAGGCACAGAGGTCCGCAGAGCCGATCCGAGAAATATTTGTGAATTGATTGGGGCCCTTTATGCGAATCATGGTACGGAGGCATTTGCTCTGCTGGAAGGAAATTTCTGCCTGCTCGTTTCAGATCCGGTTGCCCGCGAGGTGTTTCTCGTCGTGGACAAGTATGGATGCGAGGACATTTTCATTCGCGCGGATCAAGCGGCGCTGCGGTTCGCGTCTCACCCACAATACCTAATGGATGCTGCGACACAGATCAACCCACTGACCGCAGCGTTTTTTCTGGCCCACGAAGGTTTTGTGCCTGCGTCATTTACCTTGTTTGACGAAGTCAAAACAATCGGACGCGGGCGGTTCCTTCAATGCGAAATCAGTGAACGGGGCCCAAACGTCACGATTGAACGCTACTGGCACCCGTCTCGGACTTGGGATTTGAAATCCAATTCCGAAGCGATACACGAGTTTTTGCCTTTGCTCAGACGGGCCGTCGAGCCGCGCCAAATGGGCCATGCCGGGCTCTTGCTTTCCGGAGGAACGGACTCGTCGCTGCTTGCAAATCTCGTCGCAGAGCGTCAAAAGGAAAAAATCCTCGCACTTACTGGCGGAGTCGCCACTGACGATGGAAGCAGAAGAGAGATTGGCATAGCACATGCCTTAGCGGAGGCGCTTGGGATTTCTCACGAAGCGGTTGTTCTGGACCCATCTGACGAGACATTACCGAACGAATGGGAGTTGAACGTGCAATCGTGGGTCGGTGGGACGCGCATCACGCTTCCGCTGTTTTATCGGTTCGGGATTCGCCAACGGCAAGTGTTCGGAAAAGGGTGTGGCGTTTTTTCGGGCCAAATGGCGGACACCCTGGCAGACAACAATTACACGGGGCCATCGCTGGGCTATTTGTTTCGCCGAGGATTGTTTTCGGCGAACTTTCTAAAGTTGTTGCCACTTCTGCAAAACTCGACAAGGCGAATGCCGGACCAATTCCGCAAATGGTTCATTGAAATGGTGCGAGTATGCGCCGGTTCGCGAGTCGCTTGGATGCTGGAAAGCCTTCTAGACGGTCTAACCAACGCAGAACACTTTTATGATGGACGTATGTTTGGATATGGGGAGATGCCGGGTAGATCGCGGAAGTACTTCCCGGCGCTCACTGTTTCTGGGTTTGAATGCGTGGCCGATTGGTATTCGGACTGTTTTGTTCGGCCACTCATCGAACGCCTCGAAGAAGGAGATTTCTATTGCGCGATGACCGAATTGAGCATGGACATGGCGATGCTCCATCTCGACACTCGGCTCGTGTTCCATGCGCTTCGCCTCGGTGGTGCCAGGGCCGAGATGCCGTTTCTAGATTCGCGCGTAGTGAACTTTTTTGTGAGCTTGCCTAGTTCGGGGCGCGCGCTATATCGGGAGCCGAAGCATGTGATCCGGGCGCAACTTAAGAAACCGAATATGGCTCGCCCACGGCGTCGTAAATGGTTTAGTCATGGGCGAAAAGAAAAAGCCGCAGCTTCATTTGACGAGTTATTGCTACGCGGAACTCTTGGCGAGTACTTTCGCGGCATTCTTTCCGTGCCGACATTTTTCTGTCAAGCGCCCGGCATTTTCGGCGTGATTGATGAGCGCTATCTGTTCAGCCAACTGCAAGCTTTTCTTAGCGGCGCGCCCAGCGTCAATTACAAATTTATATCACGCTTGGGCGCGCTCGAAATGTGGAGCCGCATGCTTGGGGTACAGACATGCAGTGCTCGGTTATCCGGCGCGGCAGTACCATTCAGAGATAAGCTTGAGCGAGTTCAGTCATAA
- a CDS encoding N-acetylneuraminate synthase family protein, producing MPSFRIGKRTIGDGNPSYFIADIAANHDGSFDRATRLIRLAKQAGADAAKFQHFRAPKIVSDFGFCALDGRLGHQAKWQKSVYEVYQEASLPWEWTAELKACCDHEGIDFLSTPYDFEAVNLLAPYVAAYKIGSGDITWTEMLENVASRTRPVILSTGASNMGEVQRAMEVIRVRNSQFALLQCNTNYTGDASCFDHVHLNVLQSYGKCFPDAVLGLSDHTPGHAAVLGAVALGARIIEKHFTDDTNRAGPDHGFSMTPETWNEMVERTREMERALGSPEKCVTENERKTVVVQRRCLRAACNLSTGKVIERCDLEVLRPAPLGAILPYEIDKILGRRLLRPAKKGEHFTWAHFMGETAPVRKSLKSEKSDFARSISLEASS from the coding sequence ATGCCGAGCTTCAGAATCGGTAAACGAACGATAGGAGACGGAAATCCATCATATTTCATCGCGGATATTGCTGCGAATCATGACGGTTCATTCGATAGAGCGACGAGGCTCATCCGGCTTGCTAAGCAGGCGGGCGCGGATGCCGCCAAGTTTCAACATTTTCGTGCGCCCAAAATCGTCAGCGATTTTGGATTTTGCGCACTCGATGGACGGTTAGGGCATCAGGCAAAATGGCAAAAATCTGTCTATGAGGTTTACCAGGAAGCGTCGCTTCCTTGGGAGTGGACCGCTGAACTAAAAGCATGCTGCGACCATGAGGGGATCGATTTTTTGTCCACCCCATATGATTTCGAGGCCGTGAATCTGCTGGCTCCGTATGTTGCCGCCTACAAAATCGGTTCCGGAGACATTACGTGGACAGAGATGCTTGAGAATGTCGCCAGTCGGACCAGACCAGTGATTCTATCAACCGGTGCCTCGAACATGGGTGAAGTGCAGCGCGCGATGGAGGTCATTCGAGTCAGGAATTCCCAATTTGCTCTTCTGCAATGCAACACGAATTACACAGGAGATGCTAGCTGTTTCGATCATGTCCATTTGAACGTTCTACAGAGCTACGGTAAATGTTTTCCCGACGCGGTTCTCGGCCTATCGGACCATACTCCAGGCCATGCTGCGGTGCTCGGAGCCGTGGCACTGGGAGCGAGAATTATTGAAAAGCATTTCACGGACGATACGAATCGAGCTGGGCCCGACCACGGATTTTCTATGACGCCGGAAACGTGGAATGAGATGGTCGAGCGGACGCGGGAGATGGAACGCGCTCTAGGATCTCCGGAAAAATGCGTCACGGAGAACGAGCGAAAAACTGTGGTCGTGCAACGGAGATGCCTTCGTGCGGCCTGTAATCTTTCTACAGGAAAGGTCATCGAACGATGCGATCTGGAAGTGTTGCGGCCAGCGCCACTCGGGGCAATTCTGCCGTACGAAATTGACAAAATACTTGGTCGGCGACTGCTCCGTCCCGCAAAAAAAGGCGAACATTTTACATGGGCTCATTTTATGGGAGAAACTGCGCCAGTTCGGAAATCCTTGAAGAGCGAGAAATCGGACTTCGCAAGAAGTATCAGTCTGGAAGCCTCGTCGTAA
- a CDS encoding glycosyltransferase, translating into MRKIFGWEDCKVVVSARALEASHGAMDFVRAMTCIVNQQPDIRVLMLGDGSLMPEVRGYVQSRGIAEKFHLAGQVPEDLVPDYFAEADLYVSAAPCDGSSISLLQAMGCGLPVVVADAGGNREWVKHETNGWLYLPANIGALVAATGKALDSSELWPQMGRTNVNIVKARANWDENSQQLLCAYETLLHHKHAKEKHSDAELQNR; encoded by the coding sequence TTGCGAAAGATATTCGGTTGGGAAGACTGCAAGGTCGTCGTTAGCGCACGCGCACTTGAGGCGAGTCACGGCGCGATGGATTTCGTGCGCGCCATGACTTGTATTGTAAACCAGCAGCCAGACATCCGGGTGCTGATGCTTGGCGACGGTAGCCTGATGCCCGAAGTCCGCGGATATGTCCAGTCGCGTGGAATCGCGGAGAAATTCCACTTGGCGGGCCAAGTTCCTGAAGATCTCGTGCCGGACTATTTCGCGGAGGCGGACTTGTATGTCAGCGCGGCGCCTTGCGATGGAAGCTCGATCAGCCTTCTGCAAGCGATGGGATGCGGACTGCCGGTTGTCGTGGCCGATGCAGGCGGAAACAGGGAGTGGGTCAAACATGAAACGAATGGCTGGCTTTATCTGCCGGCGAATATTGGTGCGCTCGTCGCTGCGACTGGAAAAGCTCTGGATTCCTCGGAGCTATGGCCACAGATGGGACGAACCAATGTCAACATCGTGAAGGCGCGGGCAAATTGGGACGAGAATTCACAACAACTTCTTTGCGCCTACGAGACGTTGCTCCACCACAAGCATGCGAAGGAGAAACATTCCGATGCCGAGCTTCAGAATCGGTAA
- a CDS encoding SDR family oxidoreductase, whose amino-acid sequence MKIIRLVKLLITGATGLLGSSLVRYGAAHSYDVIGVSHVPTKADMGITQRFFDLTNPDVTSRHLSDLRPQAIIHCAAMTNVDYCEKARAEAWKVNVEATKTVSHWAEAHSAQFVFISSDSVFDGGAGDYDENAAAHPLNEYARTKVAAEEIVRERMPRALIVRTNFYGQSWKKGKASLGEWMLGKLLRKECFNAFGDVRFNPLLTNALSKIIFELVARKACGNFHVGARDSCSKYEYARMLANIFNLDSNGITPVSVSASSLDARRPRNTTLCVSKVTGFLGREMPSVEDGLRSFYQMTDEGGIARLMNRRANSLAMTSVG is encoded by the coding sequence TTGAAAATCATCCGCTTGGTAAAACTGCTGATTACCGGCGCAACAGGCCTCTTAGGTTCAAGTCTGGTTCGTTATGGCGCCGCTCATTCCTATGACGTGATTGGTGTTTCGCATGTACCTACCAAGGCTGACATGGGAATTACGCAACGTTTTTTTGATCTGACAAATCCAGATGTGACATCGCGGCATTTGAGTGATTTGCGGCCGCAAGCAATCATCCACTGTGCAGCGATGACAAATGTTGATTATTGCGAAAAAGCGCGAGCTGAGGCATGGAAAGTGAATGTCGAAGCGACGAAAACAGTTTCGCATTGGGCTGAGGCTCACAGCGCGCAGTTTGTTTTCATTTCAAGCGATTCGGTGTTTGATGGCGGTGCAGGCGACTACGATGAGAATGCTGCAGCGCATCCATTGAACGAATATGCGCGGACTAAGGTTGCAGCAGAAGAAATCGTGCGCGAACGGATGCCGAGAGCCCTGATTGTGCGAACGAACTTCTATGGACAGAGTTGGAAAAAAGGGAAAGCCAGTCTTGGCGAATGGATGCTGGGAAAGCTTTTGCGGAAGGAATGCTTTAATGCGTTCGGCGATGTTCGATTCAACCCGCTTTTGACGAATGCTCTCTCTAAAATCATTTTCGAATTGGTCGCGCGCAAGGCTTGCGGAAACTTCCACGTCGGAGCGAGGGATAGCTGCTCCAAATATGAGTATGCTCGAATGCTGGCAAACATCTTCAATCTCGATTCCAACGGGATAACACCTGTTTCCGTCAGTGCTTCTTCCCTTGACGCGCGACGGCCGCGAAACACGACATTATGCGTCAGCAAAGTAACCGGCTTTCTGGGACGAGAGATGCCATCTGTTGAAGATGGCTTGCGGTCTTTCTACCAAATGACCGACGAGGGGGGAATCGCGCGGCTCATGAACCGAAGAGCCAATTCTCTCGCGATGACAAGTGTGGGGTAA
- a CDS encoding SDR family oxidoreductase: MNAQLKVLPAAQNRAIPDLFSLKGRVALVTGGAGRYGRAISRALAEAGATVIIASRNKKTCEEYAEVLSREDFDAHGFALNASENDSVQSVASRIELKWGRIDVLFNNAVSVHAEPLCEHSVEKWAQAVDINAKAVYRMCMVFGEVMAKHGAGSIVNVASIYGVVSPDFRIYDGHSEMTNPPSYGFVKAGMIQLTRYLAVYFGSRGVRVNSLSPGGLFSAGMPVEFVLNYARRVPLGRMASANDIAGAAVFLASDASAYVTGQNLLVDGGYTAL, translated from the coding sequence ATGAACGCGCAACTCAAAGTCTTGCCTGCGGCACAAAACCGCGCCATTCCAGATTTATTCTCATTGAAGGGTCGCGTCGCATTAGTTACGGGAGGTGCAGGGAGATATGGGCGCGCGATTAGCAGGGCGTTGGCGGAAGCGGGGGCGACGGTAATCATTGCTTCGCGAAACAAAAAAACATGCGAGGAGTATGCAGAGGTTCTCAGTAGAGAGGATTTTGACGCGCATGGATTTGCTCTCAACGCATCTGAAAATGATTCGGTTCAAAGCGTTGCATCAAGGATCGAGCTGAAGTGGGGAAGGATCGATGTGCTTTTCAATAATGCAGTCTCTGTGCACGCGGAGCCGCTCTGTGAGCACAGCGTAGAAAAGTGGGCGCAGGCGGTCGACATCAATGCCAAGGCAGTCTATCGGATGTGCATGGTTTTCGGCGAAGTGATGGCGAAGCACGGCGCCGGCAGCATTGTGAACGTGGCTTCGATCTATGGCGTGGTCAGCCCAGACTTTCGGATTTATGACGGGCACAGCGAAATGACGAATCCGCCGAGCTATGGGTTCGTCAAGGCGGGCATGATCCAACTGACGCGCTACCTAGCTGTTTATTTCGGATCACGCGGGGTGAGAGTCAACTCGCTCAGTCCGGGCGGGCTGTTTTCGGCCGGGATGCCTGTCGAATTTGTCCTGAACTATGCGCGACGCGTTCCCTTGGGACGCATGGCCAGCGCGAATGATATCGCCGGCGCCGCTGTATTTCTTGCCTCTGACGCGTCGGCGTACGTCACGGGACAGAACCTTTTGGTCGACGGCGGATACACAGCTTTGTAA
- a CDS encoding NTP transferase domain-containing protein: protein MPRRHRAEGVGIIVQARMASKRLPGKALLDIEGKPLLRRLCDRMRFCRNAEGLTVATSQCAHDDAIEEACRAWGIEVHRGPEEDLTTRLLGAVTGRGWSAFVRVTGDNPLTDPAGIDEMIEKFYSGDRVDNKSLSIVHNAHRDGYPYGTGAELVSRHVLEECDRELRSPSERECFMSFARNSSSRFPCVKMAVPSHLRRRHYFLTVDYAADLEVQGRIYRHFQGRDDMTLAEIIDFLDANPQIAELNSDLHEAFII, encoded by the coding sequence ATGCCGCGTAGGCATAGGGCGGAAGGTGTCGGAATTATCGTCCAAGCACGCATGGCATCGAAGCGCCTTCCGGGCAAGGCTCTCCTCGATATCGAAGGGAAGCCACTGTTGCGGCGATTGTGCGACCGGATGAGGTTCTGCCGAAATGCAGAAGGCTTGACCGTGGCAACTTCACAGTGCGCGCACGACGATGCGATTGAAGAAGCCTGTCGCGCATGGGGAATCGAGGTGCACCGCGGGCCGGAGGAAGACCTGACGACAAGATTGCTTGGCGCAGTCACCGGGAGAGGGTGGAGCGCATTTGTCCGCGTCACAGGCGATAATCCGCTCACAGATCCCGCTGGAATTGACGAAATGATCGAAAAGTTCTACTCCGGCGACCGGGTGGATAATAAATCGTTGTCAATCGTTCACAACGCTCATCGCGACGGCTATCCCTATGGGACCGGAGCGGAATTGGTGTCGCGTCATGTCTTGGAGGAGTGCGACCGCGAACTCAGATCGCCGAGCGAGCGTGAATGCTTTATGTCGTTTGCACGGAACAGTTCCTCAAGATTTCCATGCGTAAAAATGGCTGTGCCAAGTCATCTGCGGAGACGTCATTACTTTTTGACCGTTGACTACGCCGCAGACCTCGAAGTTCAAGGACGAATCTATCGCCATTTTCAGGGCCGCGACGACATGACCCTCGCGGAAATCATCGACTTTCTGGATGCCAATCCGCAAATTGCAGAACTGAATTCCGATCTGCACGAGGCTTTTATCATATGA
- a CDS encoding DegT/DnrJ/EryC1/StrS family aminotransferase → MGGEPIRSRPFPAHPVITEKEKRVVLDVLESGKLSTFIATPGEYFLGGEKIKEFEKRFAEYHGVRYAVAFNSATAALHAAVVAVGVTPGSEVIVPPYTFTSTATCALMHNAIPIFADIEDETFGLSAKAVERAITPLTKAIIVVHLFGHPANLKEIAEVARRHGLPLVEDCAQAPGAEYNEHFVGTFGDCGVFSFTESKTITCGEGGMLITNGAEIAELARMVRNHGEMIADNQKERSYSSSMVGWNYRMTEIEAALGIVQLERLDELNQYRIDLANYLSERLVGLSGLITPKIVPGAKHVYYVYAMKYEEERIGMTRDMFVKAMNAEGIPMSAGYVRPLYLSPLYQQRNHFAFEHYKGDARYEKGLCPVAERLYELELIATGVVRFPAAEADMDDIADAIRKVMEQAHSCSHAA, encoded by the coding sequence TTGGGCGGCGAACCGATCCGGTCAAGGCCTTTTCCTGCACACCCAGTTATCACTGAGAAGGAGAAACGAGTTGTCCTGGATGTCCTGGAAAGCGGAAAACTGTCCACTTTTATCGCAACGCCCGGGGAATATTTCCTGGGCGGCGAGAAAATCAAGGAATTTGAAAAGCGATTCGCGGAGTACCACGGAGTGCGATATGCGGTGGCGTTCAATTCCGCGACGGCGGCTTTGCATGCAGCCGTGGTCGCGGTGGGCGTCACGCCCGGCAGTGAGGTAATCGTCCCTCCGTACACTTTCACATCCACGGCGACTTGCGCTCTCATGCACAATGCGATTCCGATTTTCGCGGACATTGAAGATGAGACATTCGGATTGAGCGCAAAAGCGGTCGAACGCGCGATCACTCCTCTAACGAAAGCAATTATTGTTGTGCACTTGTTTGGTCATCCCGCCAATCTGAAAGAAATTGCAGAAGTCGCGCGGAGACATGGCCTCCCATTGGTTGAAGACTGCGCGCAAGCGCCAGGTGCGGAGTACAACGAACATTTCGTCGGAACATTCGGCGATTGCGGCGTTTTTTCGTTCACCGAGAGCAAAACAATCACCTGCGGCGAAGGCGGTATGCTGATTACCAACGGGGCAGAAATCGCGGAGCTTGCGCGCATGGTTCGCAATCACGGGGAAATGATTGCCGACAACCAAAAGGAACGAAGCTACTCGTCGAGCATGGTCGGATGGAACTATCGGATGACTGAAATCGAAGCAGCTCTGGGGATTGTTCAGTTGGAGAGGCTGGACGAGTTGAATCAGTACCGCATTGACCTGGCGAATTATTTATCTGAGAGGTTAGTCGGCCTCAGCGGACTGATCACGCCAAAGATTGTGCCAGGAGCGAAGCACGTTTACTACGTGTACGCGATGAAGTATGAGGAGGAGCGGATCGGGATGACGCGCGACATGTTCGTGAAGGCTATGAATGCGGAGGGTATCCCGATGAGCGCAGGTTACGTGAGGCCGCTATATCTCTCACCGCTCTATCAACAGCGAAACCATTTCGCATTTGAGCATTACAAAGGGGACGCGCGATACGAAAAAGGATTGTGCCCGGTGGCCGAGAGACTTTACGAACTCGAATTGATAGCTACGGGGGTTGTGCGCTTTCCGGCCGCCGAGGCGGACATGGACGACATCGCCGATGCCATTCGGAAAGTGATGGAGCAAGCGCATTCGTGCAGCCATGCCGCGTAG
- a CDS encoding Gfo/Idh/MocA family oxidoreductase, with product MMWRAGIVGCGRIGCGFDDDPKRKHVSTHAGAYWRMPGVELAALCDLEEKNVLRYAGKYGVEGRYTDVEMMLERENLDILSICTPSASHAEIALAAAANGIKAIFCEKPITDSLDAAEEMIRLCDEHGVILAVDHQRRFDPMHQQIARCLKDGKLGRLQQVTCYYTAGVANTGTHLFDLLRFYLGDVNWVEGSVSANSSRNDADPNIDAWLGFHDGTLAVIQACDVRAYTIFEVTLLGTKGRLRVGAHGFQADFEEVRESEKYSGYSELFSAEMPFKTSSSHELLLYGVAHLIDCLERKQKPISSGEDGRAALEVICALHQSAVNGRRRIPLLHVTKTLSAASR from the coding sequence ATGATGTGGCGCGCGGGTATCGTCGGGTGCGGCCGAATCGGGTGCGGTTTCGATGACGATCCGAAGCGAAAACACGTCAGCACTCATGCGGGCGCGTACTGGCGTATGCCAGGGGTTGAGCTCGCGGCACTTTGTGATCTTGAAGAGAAAAATGTGCTTCGCTATGCCGGCAAGTATGGAGTGGAAGGACGATATACGGATGTCGAAATGATGCTGGAGCGGGAGAATCTGGACATCCTTTCAATTTGCACGCCAAGTGCTTCGCACGCGGAAATTGCGCTCGCCGCAGCCGCCAACGGTATCAAAGCGATTTTCTGCGAAAAGCCCATTACGGACTCGCTGGATGCGGCTGAAGAGATGATTCGGCTGTGCGATGAGCACGGCGTAATCCTTGCCGTTGATCATCAGCGGCGCTTCGATCCCATGCACCAACAGATTGCTCGCTGCCTGAAAGATGGAAAGCTGGGGCGATTGCAGCAAGTTACATGCTATTACACGGCAGGCGTGGCGAACACAGGGACACACCTCTTTGATCTTCTTCGATTCTATTTGGGAGATGTGAATTGGGTCGAAGGAAGCGTGAGCGCGAATTCCTCGAGAAATGATGCAGATCCGAACATTGATGCCTGGCTCGGATTTCACGACGGCACACTGGCCGTGATTCAGGCATGTGATGTGAGGGCATACACGATTTTTGAGGTTACACTGCTCGGTACGAAAGGGCGGCTGCGCGTCGGCGCGCACGGATTTCAAGCTGATTTCGAAGAGGTCCGCGAGAGCGAGAAATATTCGGGTTATAGCGAGCTTTTTTCGGCCGAAATGCCATTCAAAACCAGTTCCTCCCATGAATTGTTGCTCTACGGCGTCGCGCACCTGATTGATTGCCTGGAGCGAAAGCAAAAGCCAATCAGCAGCGGTGAAGACGGCCGCGCCGCGCTCGAAGTGATTTGCGCGTTGCATCAATCTGCCGTCAATGGACGAAGACGCATTCCATTGCTCCATGTGACCAAAACACTGAGTGCTGCATCGCGCTAG
- a CDS encoding GNAT family protein, with protein sequence MGAQFLAGEQIYLRSYERGDLPAMVEYLNDPEATRLLFMGLVASNVETLVMQWERNRDNQEEIVFAICDKRTDTFLGTTGLYRIHWVTRTGEFRIFLGDKRFWNRGIGTECTKLMVVYGFEKLNLNKVWLGVNSENAGAVRAYEKAGFVREGVLRQEQYRNFRYYDAIRMSILRSEYEQLRESYAQLAAQEK encoded by the coding sequence TTGGGCGCACAGTTTCTCGCCGGTGAGCAGATTTATCTGAGAAGCTACGAGCGGGGCGACCTGCCGGCGATGGTGGAATATTTAAACGATCCGGAAGCGACGCGGCTGCTTTTCATGGGGCTCGTAGCATCGAACGTCGAAACGCTTGTGATGCAATGGGAACGCAACCGCGATAATCAGGAAGAGATCGTTTTTGCCATCTGCGATAAGCGCACGGACACGTTTCTGGGAACCACGGGCCTATACCGGATTCACTGGGTGACGCGGACTGGAGAGTTCCGTATTTTCCTTGGCGATAAGAGATTCTGGAATCGTGGAATCGGCACGGAATGTACGAAACTGATGGTTGTCTACGGATTCGAGAAGCTCAATCTGAACAAGGTATGGCTGGGCGTCAACAGCGAGAACGCGGGAGCCGTGCGGGCATACGAAAAGGCCGGATTCGTGCGTGAAGGAGTGCTGCGGCAGGAACAGTACAGGAACTTCCGGTATTACGATGCCATCCGTATGAGCATATTGCGCAGCGAATACGAACAGCTCCGCGAGAGTTACGCGCAGTTGGCTGCGCAAGAAAAATGA